One genomic window of Candidatus Eisenbacteria bacterium includes the following:
- a CDS encoding T9SS type A sorting domain-containing protein, producing the protein MQKPRLLRTTPLILIILICCTLHPGLSSASDPDTLWCGEQDAVAPRIVLRGMSLEEGETGISPVDSVRVLVIYVTFPGQDSTKVPYYFQTFQNRFADFYDSLSLGKHILIVSTYIAPGDTTAVMADSSSLWYQSNGGSGRLNYEILEKVHAQSPQAIDTTDCIMVVCWECVFGSEIHPYHCPNILGKASLGQFPDTLSFEWSGPGITMWLVPPFDSQKLQSWSAAHEYGHLLGLNHSPNCPLGPISGYYKTEGYSDYYYDNYSLMQPVMFWHIFETPEGFVPLHIMDLLKLGWATETEITRDTTDLKIRDLRVPGGQVYRLSIAANEYFLISNHQQTGVDRAYPGRGLLIWHIKGFDQVAFWDLESAYGMFTDGVPDPVSGKDSLDIRWQGPHASDFFDGSAFTCFADSTNPSTRAYDAAGHYEPQNIETAIAVRNMATQNDTLGIAAIVADLYPSPYGGSTVTASGSNILGCPGWDGDSLIFNVTLARVDGTPIGGIDADSIWTVIPYYCYGDTVWADSATSSAGKTTISMLQLGHGCSEGPESFSVWVKGVLLTSHPTVTIRTTDLADDDCRVTASDESAFDSLSSSLCVDYNLNGKTPEEELFEGLICKYIPGGKCDFQLFDAHYWHPIKVTSPNGGESWAAGTQHEISWVDSDGGRNNSYVTLVLSKDAGSTFPDTIAAAETNDGSYMWTIPADAESLGTCRIKAIVYDNAGGYMAHSAADTSDANFTITWGTPSCGTISSNTTWSGSIYVPCDVVVSSGVQLTVSPGCVVRFATSDSSHSGIDTTKCELIIQGTLTADGNSQAKSVFSSATSTPTAGDWRGMRLRPGSTNNLVDNCIIKYAYTGVEAESTTVTVDSCIVSNFTNDGIKAIASAVMVTSDSIAVGTTGVRGVELTSSTTGSVTGSSGNHNSITGAGSGITYGIVSSGSASADIRYTWIDGVYHGIRCCGESSPSIEHNRIKNTTGNGIQTADEAAPTVYYTTIEDFRGTAVCAVGYSTPVLESASCLSGGNRIFSSQSFNYYVANLTEYSMPARNNWWGTSNPSSKRFFGDVVHSPCCSSDPGTSYGLPFLSPPSVAPGRPYVTQNYPNPFNPQTTIEYGVVVPNSHVKIVIYDIAGKTLRVLVDEPRPAGQFRALWDGTNVRGESVASGVYFCEVTIGDFRQARKLVVLR; encoded by the coding sequence ATGCAGAAGCCCAGGCTCTTACGGACCACACCCCTCATCCTTATTATCTTGATTTGTTGCACATTACACCCCGGGCTCTCGTCCGCCAGTGATCCCGACACTTTGTGGTGCGGAGAGCAGGATGCTGTCGCTCCGCGAATAGTCTTGAGAGGAATGAGTTTAGAGGAAGGCGAAACCGGTATCAGCCCGGTTGATAGCGTGAGGGTCTTGGTCATATACGTCACCTTTCCGGGCCAAGACAGTACCAAAGTCCCATATTATTTCCAAACCTTCCAGAACAGGTTTGCAGATTTTTATGATAGCTTATCTCTCGGTAAGCACATCCTGATCGTTTCTACCTACATTGCACCTGGCGATACAACAGCCGTCATGGCGGACAGCTCATCCTTGTGGTATCAAAGCAATGGTGGTTCCGGAAGGCTCAACTATGAGATTCTGGAGAAGGTTCACGCCCAGAGTCCGCAGGCTATTGATACAACCGATTGCATCATGGTTGTATGCTGGGAATGTGTCTTTGGTTCCGAAATACATCCGTATCATTGCCCGAATATACTAGGAAAGGCTAGCCTCGGGCAATTTCCCGACACCTTATCATTTGAATGGTCAGGCCCGGGGATCACTATGTGGCTTGTTCCTCCGTTCGACTCACAAAAACTCCAGAGTTGGAGTGCGGCACACGAATACGGACACCTTCTAGGATTGAACCACTCACCAAACTGCCCCTTGGGGCCCATCTCTGGATACTACAAAACAGAAGGTTACTCTGATTACTACTATGACAACTATTCCTTAATGCAACCCGTCATGTTCTGGCATATCTTCGAGACGCCCGAGGGTTTCGTTCCTCTTCACATCATGGATCTGCTGAAACTGGGCTGGGCCACCGAAACCGAAATTACGCGCGACACCACGGATCTCAAGATCCGCGACTTGCGCGTCCCCGGAGGCCAAGTATATCGACTCTCTATAGCTGCGAATGAATACTTTCTTATCTCGAACCATCAGCAGACCGGAGTCGATAGGGCCTACCCGGGAAGGGGGCTACTTATCTGGCACATTAAAGGCTTTGACCAAGTGGCGTTCTGGGACCTGGAATCGGCATACGGGATGTTCACGGATGGTGTACCAGACCCGGTGAGTGGAAAAGATAGTCTCGACATTCGCTGGCAGGGACCGCACGCCAGTGACTTCTTTGATGGTTCTGCCTTCACATGTTTCGCCGACTCAACTAACCCAAGCACGCGGGCCTACGACGCGGCTGGTCATTACGAGCCTCAGAATATTGAGACAGCCATCGCCGTCAGGAACATGGCCACACAAAACGACACTTTGGGGATAGCCGCAATCGTTGCCGATCTTTACCCTTCGCCGTATGGCGGTTCTACTGTCACTGCAAGCGGAAGCAATATCCTAGGCTGCCCAGGGTGGGACGGAGATAGCCTGATCTTCAACGTTACCCTAGCTCGTGTAGACGGCACACCTATAGGTGGCATAGATGCCGACAGTATTTGGACGGTCATTCCTTATTACTGTTATGGGGACACGGTGTGGGCCGATTCTGCTACTAGCTCTGCTGGAAAAACAACCATCTCGATGCTCCAGTTAGGTCACGGCTGCAGTGAGGGTCCCGAGAGTTTCAGTGTGTGGGTTAAAGGAGTCCTCTTGACGTCTCACCCGACCGTTACGATTCGGACCACGGACTTGGCCGATGACGACTGCAGGGTTACTGCCTCTGATGAGTCTGCCTTCGACAGCCTCTCGAGCAGCCTATGTGTGGATTACAATCTCAATGGTAAGACGCCCGAGGAGGAACTGTTTGAGGGACTAATCTGCAAGTATATACCTGGAGGGAAATGCGATTTTCAGTTATTCGATGCCCACTACTGGCACCCAATTAAGGTCACCTCGCCAAATGGTGGCGAGTCGTGGGCCGCGGGGACGCAGCACGAAATTTCCTGGGTTGACAGTGACGGAGGTCGGAACAACTCTTACGTCACGCTCGTCCTCTCGAAGGATGCTGGAAGTACCTTTCCGGACACAATCGCCGCAGCCGAAACAAATGACGGTTCATACATGTGGACTATACCGGCCGACGCTGAGAGCTTGGGCACCTGTCGGATCAAGGCCATCGTTTACGACAATGCCGGTGGTTACATGGCCCATTCCGCCGCCGACACAAGTGACGCGAACTTCACCATCACCTGGGGCACTCCTTCCTGTGGCACAATCTCGAGCAACACCACTTGGTCCGGATCTATCTATGTCCCCTGTGACGTTGTGGTGAGTTCTGGGGTCCAGCTTACCGTCTCGCCCGGCTGCGTCGTTCGATTTGCCACGAGCGACAGTAGCCATAGTGGCATTGACACAACGAAGTGCGAGCTTATAATCCAGGGCACGCTGACTGCGGATGGCAATTCCCAGGCCAAGTCGGTTTTCAGCTCGGCGACGAGTACCCCCACAGCCGGCGACTGGCGAGGAATGAGGCTGAGGCCAGGAAGTACAAACAATTTGGTCGACAACTGCATCATCAAGTACGCCTACACAGGAGTCGAGGCAGAGTCAACGACGGTGACTGTGGACTCATGCATTGTCTCCAACTTCACCAATGACGGCATTAAGGCGATTGCTTCTGCGGTTATGGTGACGAGCGACAGCATAGCAGTTGGGACCACCGGCGTGAGAGGTGTTGAGCTCACAAGCTCTACGACCGGAAGTGTGACGGGTTCTAGTGGCAATCACAATAGTATCACCGGCGCAGGCAGCGGCATAACCTACGGGATTGTCTCAAGCGGCAGCGCCTCTGCCGACATCAGATACACGTGGATAGACGGCGTCTACCATGGCATCAGGTGTTGCGGTGAGTCGTCGCCTAGCATCGAGCACAACCGAATCAAGAACACCACGGGTAATGGCATACAGACGGCAGACGAGGCAGCTCCTACGGTGTACTACACGACAATAGAGGATTTTCGGGGTACGGCGGTCTGTGCCGTTGGCTATTCCACTCCAGTTCTCGAATCGGCTTCTTGCTTATCTGGGGGCAACCGCATCTTCTCGAGTCAGTCATTCAACTACTATGTCGCGAATCTGACCGAGTACTCTATGCCGGCGCGAAACAACTGGTGGGGGACGAGCAACCCCAGCTCAAAAAGGTTCTTTGGTGATGTAGTCCATAGCCCCTGCTGTTCTTCGGATCCAGGGACTTCATATGGCTTGCCCTTCCTTTCACCCCCCTCGGTTGCTCCGGGAAGGCCCTATGTAACTCAGAACTACCCCAATCCATTCAATCCTCAGACAACTATCGAGTACGGAGTCGTGGTACCGAATTCACACGTAAAGATCGTTATCTACGACATCGCGGGGAAGACACTGAGGGTGCTCGTGGACGAGCCCCGGCCTGCAGGGCAGTTCAGGGCTTTGTGGGATGGAACTAATGTACGGGGTGAGTCTGTAGCATCTGGAGTGTACTTTTGTGAGGTAACGATCGGTGACTTCAGGCAGGCGAGGAAGCTTGTTGTGCTACGCTGA
- a CDS encoding DNRLRE domain-containing protein — MKRICVALLTLVCLGLIVADSSARTLELEPAKVAVISPSDNSNTSELLMKFAMPEVLSGHSVDFANLTFQANCGGQEDAVVLQAFALTRDWDEETVSWTMPWQTRGGDCNKRSSAHCISEKGCREPLQFDLTDVVNGWLEEPSKNFGVLVKVSGPFSGGLSTDKSQGSPKLSILY, encoded by the coding sequence ATGAAAAGGATATGCGTTGCTCTTCTGACTCTTGTGTGTCTTGGTCTGATTGTTGCAGATTCATCAGCCAGAACCCTGGAACTTGAACCGGCCAAGGTCGCTGTCATCAGCCCTTCGGATAACTCCAACACCTCAGAGCTTCTTATGAAGTTCGCCATGCCGGAGGTTTTGTCCGGGCATTCAGTTGATTTCGCGAACCTTACGTTTCAGGCTAATTGCGGTGGCCAGGAGGACGCGGTCGTTCTTCAGGCGTTTGCTTTGACCAGGGATTGGGATGAAGAAACCGTGAGTTGGACTATGCCGTGGCAGACAAGAGGGGGCGACTGTAACAAGCGTTCTTCCGCTCATTGCATCAGTGAGAAGGGCTGTCGTGAGCCATTACAGTTTGATCTCACCGACGTTGTAAACGGTTGGCTCGAGGAGCCTTCCAAGAACTTCGGGGTTCTTGTGAAGGTGTCGGGGCCGTTCTCGGGGGGGCTCTCGACTGACAAGTCGCAGGGTTCGCCGAAGCTGAGCATTCTGTACTGA
- a CDS encoding NAD(P)H-dependent oxidoreductase subunit E, whose amino-acid sequence MHFDISKIERILQQHKPTPGSLIAILEDVQDEFRFLPEEALVLISGRIGVPPSQVFSVATFYNAFSLIPKGRHVVSVCLGTACHVRGAGEILTHVRKQMSVDSSGTTADLEFTIEDVRCLGCCSIAPVLKVDDEVYGHTSPDKALETLAGYKKQETGEA is encoded by the coding sequence ATGCATTTCGACATTAGCAAGATAGAACGTATCCTACAGCAACACAAGCCCACTCCCGGCTCGCTCATCGCTATTCTGGAAGACGTCCAGGACGAGTTCCGCTTCCTCCCGGAGGAGGCCCTGGTTCTCATTAGCGGCAGAATCGGGGTTCCTCCAAGCCAAGTTTTCAGCGTCGCGACTTTCTACAACGCGTTCAGTTTGATACCGAAGGGGCGACACGTTGTGAGCGTTTGCCTGGGTACGGCATGCCACGTGAGGGGGGCGGGAGAAATCCTTACCCACGTGCGCAAGCAGATGAGCGTTGACTCTTCGGGTACAACCGCCGACCTGGAGTTTACGATTGAGGACGTGAGATGCCTCGGGTGTTGTAGCATTGCCCCGGTTCTCAAGGTGGACGATGAAGTCTACGGGCACACGAGTCCGGACAAGGCGCTTGAAACCCTGGCGGGATACAAGAAGCAGGAAACCGGCGAGGCATGA